The Metamycoplasma phocicerebrale genome includes a region encoding these proteins:
- a CDS encoding MAGa3780 family membrane protein yields the protein MELTKIKRRLLLSFGIIILLLVSISFVGGWFSISNKMTEALSKLTQKEKERIFNLDLLPTVSGAFFQVRFTFTYVSNILLGASLILLAIMPKYVWIKRLFFFSIVYITITFTIFWFIIVPYVYFFVKESNKIPLIEIILTFLVHLINPIIGISFFITTRKTIVLNKYDLYLSSLFSFFYYFFTVAVYFVGIKVVDEFLTNFKISEKEKNGWDIYIKLQITIYPMMNFREPWGYSGDSIFLKVLLNLSFPSLSVLFTISVSWFWKSVCKIKLYNEKIKKDQDFLKYNKFIKL from the coding sequence ATGGAATTAACTAAAATTAAGAGAAGATTATTGCTTTCATTTGGAATTATAATTTTGTTATTAGTTTCTATTTCATTTGTTGGCGGATGATTTTCTATATCTAATAAAATGACAGAAGCTTTGTCTAAATTAACACAAAAAGAAAAGGAAAGAATTTTTAATTTAGATTTATTGCCAACTGTTTCAGGGGCCTTTTTTCAAGTTAGATTTACTTTTACATATGTTTCAAATATTCTTTTAGGCGCATCATTGATTTTGCTAGCAATAATGCCAAAATATGTTTGAATTAAAAGACTATTTTTCTTTTCAATAGTTTATATAACTATTACATTTACTATTTTTTGATTTATTATTGTTCCATATGTTTATTTCTTTGTTAAAGAAAGTAATAAAATACCATTAATTGAAATAATTCTTACATTTTTAGTTCATTTAATTAATCCTATTATCGGAATATCATTTTTTATTACTACTAGAAAAACGATAGTTTTAAATAAATATGATTTATATTTGTCTTCTTTGTTTTCATTTTTTTACTATTTTTTTACTGTAGCCGTTTACTTTGTTGGTATTAAGGTAGTCGATGAATTTTTGACTAATTTTAAAATATCTGAAAAAGAAAAAAACGGTTGGGATATATATATAAAACTTCAAATTACAATTTATCCAATGATGAATTTTAGAGAACCATGGGGTTATTCAGGTGATAGTATATTTTTAAAAGTTTTATTAAACTTAAGTTTTCCATCATTGTCTGTTTTGTTTACTATTTCAGTATCATGGTTTTGAAAAAGTGTATGTAAAATAAAACTTTATAATGAAAAAATAAAAAAAGATCAAGATTTTCTTAAATATAATAAATTTATAAAATTGTAA
- the fusA gene encoding elongation factor G gives MSREYKLEDYRNIGIMAHIDAGKTTTTERVLYHTGKIHKIGETHEGASQMDWMAQEQERGITITSAATTAYWKHKRLNIIDTPGHVDFTIEVERSLRVLDGAVTVLDAQSGVEPQTETVWRQATNYKVPRIVYVNKMDKMGANFKASIESLRKLLGANAHAIQLNIGEEAQFMGVVDLVTMKAYEFDGSVDENVKEIEIPDHLKDEAHLLRASLAESLADFDEEIMELLLTEQEVSAELLKKAIRKATLTSTYFPVVCGTSFKNKGVKFMLDAVVDYLPSPLDIPAMKAYKGDEEINIPASDDEFFSSLAFKVMNDPFVGNLTFFRVYSGVITKGSYVANSTKGEKERLSRILLMHANSRTDIDEVRTGDIAAAVGLKYTTTGNTLIDDKHKDIVLENMNFPEPVISQAIEPKTKDASEKLSLALQRLGAEDPTFKYYTDEETGQTIIAGMGELHLDIIVDRLKREFKVEVSVGAPQVSYRETITKSAEVEGIHKKQSGGKGQYGHVWIKYEPNPDGGFEFVDKIVGGKIPKEYIKSIEKGLREKMDIGILAGYPMIDIKATLFDGSYHEVDSSELAYKIAASKSLTKGREQLGTVLLEPIMDVAVVVPEDFFGDVMGDISRRRGQVRDNETRNDGAHVIKSYIPLSEMFGYATQLRSMTTGRGTYQMWFDHYEKLPRNLADEIIKKRGGKVSSDEE, from the coding sequence ATGTCTAGAGAATATAAATTAGAAGATTATCGTAATATTGGAATTATGGCGCATATTGACGCTGGTAAAACTACAACCACAGAAAGAGTTCTATATCATACAGGTAAAATTCATAAAATAGGTGAAACACATGAAGGTGCTTCACAAATGGATTGAATGGCCCAAGAACAAGAACGTGGTATAACAATAACCTCAGCTGCTACAACAGCTTATTGAAAACATAAAAGATTAAATATAATTGACACCCCGGGCCACGTTGACTTTACTATTGAAGTTGAACGTTCACTACGTGTATTAGATGGAGCAGTAACTGTTCTTGATGCACAATCAGGTGTCGAACCACAAACTGAGACAGTTTGAAGACAAGCAACAAACTATAAAGTGCCTAGAATTGTTTATGTTAATAAAATGGATAAAATGGGTGCAAATTTTAAAGCATCAATTGAATCTTTAAGAAAATTATTAGGAGCAAATGCGCATGCAATTCAATTAAACATTGGAGAAGAAGCTCAATTTATGGGTGTTGTAGATTTAGTGACTATGAAAGCTTATGAATTTGATGGTTCGGTTGATGAAAATGTCAAAGAAATTGAAATTCCAGATCATTTAAAAGATGAAGCACATTTATTGCGTGCTTCGCTAGCAGAATCATTAGCAGATTTTGATGAAGAAATTATGGAATTATTATTAACTGAACAAGAAGTTTCTGCCGAATTGCTAAAGAAGGCGATTAGAAAAGCAACCTTAACATCTACATATTTTCCAGTAGTATGTGGAACATCATTTAAAAATAAAGGTGTTAAATTTATGTTAGATGCTGTTGTGGATTATTTGCCTAGCCCATTAGATATTCCAGCTATGAAAGCTTATAAAGGTGATGAAGAAATTAATATACCAGCTTCTGACGATGAATTCTTTTCATCATTAGCATTTAAAGTTATGAATGACCCATTTGTAGGAAATTTAACATTCTTTAGAGTTTATAGTGGAGTTATTACAAAAGGCTCTTATGTTGCAAACTCAACAAAGGGCGAAAAAGAAAGATTAAGTCGTATTTTATTAATGCATGCCAATTCAAGAACTGATATTGATGAAGTTAGAACAGGGGATATTGCTGCAGCTGTCGGATTAAAATATACAACAACTGGAAATACATTAATTGATGATAAACATAAAGATATAGTTTTAGAAAATATGAATTTTCCAGAACCAGTTATATCTCAAGCTATTGAACCTAAAACAAAAGACGCTTCTGAAAAATTATCTTTAGCATTACAACGTTTAGGAGCTGAAGATCCTACATTTAAATACTATACAGATGAAGAAACAGGCCAAACAATTATTGCTGGTATGGGAGAATTACACTTAGATATTATTGTTGATAGATTAAAACGTGAATTTAAAGTAGAAGTAAGTGTTGGAGCACCTCAAGTTTCATATCGTGAAACGATTACTAAATCAGCAGAAGTTGAAGGTATTCACAAGAAACAATCTGGTGGTAAAGGGCAATATGGTCACGTATGAATTAAATATGAACCTAATCCAGATGGAGGTTTTGAATTTGTTGACAAAATTGTTGGGGGTAAGATTCCTAAAGAATATATCAAGTCAATTGAAAAAGGTCTTAGAGAAAAAATGGACATTGGTATTCTTGCGGGGTACCCAATGATTGACATTAAAGCAACATTATTTGATGGTTCATACCATGAAGTCGACTCTTCAGAATTAGCATATAAAATTGCTGCTTCTAAATCGCTTACAAAAGGTCGTGAACAATTAGGAACAGTTTTATTAGAACCAATTATGGATGTAGCTGTTGTTGTTCCTGAAGATTTCTTTGGAGATGTTATGGGTGATATTTCAAGAAGACGTGGGCAAGTTCGTGATAACGAAACAAGAAATGATGGAGCACATGTTATTAAATCTTACATTCCTCTAAGCGAAATGTTTGGTTATGCAACTCAATTGAGATCTATGACTACAGGTCGTGGAACTTACCAAATGTGATTTGATCATTATGAAAAATTACCTCGTAATTTAGCAGATGAAATTATTAAAAAACGTGGTGGAAAAGTTTCATCTGATGAAGAATAA
- the rpsG gene encoding 30S ribosomal protein S7 — MSRKHKAPVRDVLADPVFNSKIITKLINTIMLDGKKSVAENILYNAFEIVKEKTGKDPLEVFNIALENVSPQLEVRSRRVGGSNYQVPCEVSAKRKQTLALRWIIQYSRLRNDKTMEEKLAHEIIDASNKMGGAIKKREDTHKMAESNKAFAHFRW; from the coding sequence ATGTCAAGAAAACATAAAGCACCAGTTAGAGATGTCTTAGCAGATCCAGTTTTTAACTCAAAGATTATTACTAAATTAATTAATACCATTATGTTAGACGGGAAAAAATCTGTTGCTGAAAATATCTTATATAACGCATTTGAAATTGTAAAAGAAAAAACAGGAAAAGATCCATTAGAAGTATTCAATATTGCTTTAGAAAATGTAAGTCCTCAACTTGAAGTTCGTTCAAGAAGAGTGGGTGGATCAAACTATCAAGTTCCATGTGAAGTTAGTGCAAAAAGAAAACAAACTTTAGCTCTAAGATGAATAATCCAATATTCAAGATTAAGAAACGATAAAACTATGGAAGAAAAGTTAGCACATGAAATTATTGATGCTTCAAATAAAATGGGTGGCGCAATTAAAAAGCGTGAAGATACTCATAAAATGGCTGAATCAAACAAAGCATTTGCTCACTTTAGATGATAA
- the rpsL gene encoding 30S ribosomal protein S12, producing the protein MPTVAQLVKQGRRDKTTKSKAPALGKMYNSLLKKENAIPAPFKRGVCTRVATMTPKKPNSAIRKYARVRLSNGQEVTAYIPGEGHNLQEHSVVLIRGGKVKDLPGVRYTIVRGTQDAAGVNNRKQARSVYGTKKPKSN; encoded by the coding sequence ATGCCTACAGTTGCTCAATTAGTTAAACAAGGCCGTAGAGATAAAACTACAAAATCTAAAGCTCCTGCTTTAGGAAAAATGTATAACTCTTTACTAAAAAAAGAAAATGCAATTCCGGCGCCATTTAAACGTGGTGTATGTACTCGGGTTGCTACAATGACACCTAAAAAACCTAACTCAGCTATTCGTAAATATGCCCGTGTTAGATTATCAAATGGACAAGAAGTTACAGCTTATATTCCAGGAGAAGGTCACAATTTACAAGAACACTCAGTTGTTTTAATTCGTGGAGGTAAAGTTAAAGATTTACCCGGAGTAAGATATACAATTGTGCGTGGAACACAAGATGCTGCGGGAGTTAATAACAGAAAACAAGCTCGTTCAGTATATGGTACAAAGAAACCAAAAAGTAATTAA
- a CDS encoding ABC transporter permease: protein MNEILYDTSSSATSTQKASGSFLLFSAIVTLLMIVNMYLLIKYFINYKRTIDKTQKVLSEYLVKDYIQGLSFKSNAFFNIIIIVLIIFSQVFISLFALVRVYNSGNVSYAPVFIAAYEIGLIMLGAFVISHFVLRYVKFNYPQYKNTNEDVYNELVSLKELKKEALDKNYPKKISIDLKKLRSSNVLLPNVFSKWIGFYNDMSEIEFKKQYPLFLSQLFKIKYFAEVNESIEKGKSLNIESEKNKLTVEPANLTKIEKEVLWMEQADRKAKILKETEDLSKMSKEEFNKKYEEYVYSARTIDPLYQPVSKNSWLFYRDAEIEDLFYNTNVSITYTMDEGKKINEDMLPDFLIKYQDYLISKFLLNIE, encoded by the coding sequence ATGAACGAAATTTTATATGATACAAGTTCAAGTGCTACAAGCACACAAAAAGCTTCGGGTTCATTTTTATTGTTTTCAGCTATTGTTACACTATTGATGATTGTTAATATGTATTTGTTGATTAAATATTTCATAAACTACAAAAGAACTATTGATAAAACTCAAAAAGTTTTGAGCGAGTATCTTGTTAAAGATTATATTCAAGGCCTTAGTTTTAAAAGTAATGCATTTTTTAATATTATAATAATTGTTTTGATTATTTTTTCTCAAGTATTTATTTCTTTATTTGCATTAGTAAGGGTATACAATAGTGGCAATGTCTCGTATGCACCGGTTTTTATAGCAGCTTATGAAATTGGTTTAATAATGCTTGGTGCTTTTGTAATATCTCATTTTGTATTACGCTATGTCAAATTTAATTATCCTCAATATAAGAATACAAATGAAGATGTTTATAATGAGCTTGTTTCCTTAAAAGAATTGAAAAAGGAAGCATTAGATAAAAATTATCCTAAAAAAATTAGTATTGATTTGAAGAAATTAAGGTCATCAAATGTGTTATTACCTAATGTTTTTTCGAAATGAATTGGTTTTTATAATGATATGAGTGAAATTGAATTTAAAAAACAATATCCTTTGTTTTTAAGCCAACTTTTTAAAATAAAATATTTTGCAGAAGTTAATGAAAGTATAGAAAAAGGTAAAAGTCTTAATATTGAAAGTGAAAAAAATAAATTAACTGTAGAACCTGCTAATTTAACAAAAATAGAAAAAGAAGTTCTTTGAATGGAACAAGCAGATAGAAAAGCAAAAATATTAAAAGAGACTGAAGATTTATCAAAAATGTCTAAAGAAGAATTTAATAAAAAATATGAAGAATATGTTTATTCTGCTCGTACAATTGATCCGCTTTATCAACCTGTTTCTAAAAATTCATGATTATTTTATCGTGATGCAGAAATTGAAGATTTATTTTACAATACAAATGTGTCAATTACTTACACAATGGATGAAGGCAAAAAAATAAATGAAGATATGCTTCCAGATTTTTTAATAAAATATCAAGATTATTTAATATCTAAGTTTTTATTAAATATAGAATAA
- a CDS encoding RluA family pseudouridine synthase yields MVKLIATYSERIDKYITNNSTITRNDIQELISQGAVFVNGIKINKNKYIVKENDAIEVTKLLDKQTTVEPQNIDIDIIFENEDYLVINKPSGMTVHPAPGHYDNTLVNALMYHFKNNLSDVNGLLRLGVVHRIDKDTSGLLIIAKNNATHNYFASLLKEHKIDRTYIAIVDGKIANKKMHIDLPIARDTKNRQKFTVSQQNAKNAYTMIEVLDYLKIDNKEKTLIKCNLKTGRTHQIRVHLNYIKHPIYGDPIYNKKIDDFNQRLHAMQLDFVDNKGKIKHFEAPIPNIMLKEIEVNKLN; encoded by the coding sequence ATGGTAAAACTAATAGCTACTTATTCAGAAAGAATAGATAAATATATTACAAACAATTCAACAATAACTAGGAATGATATTCAAGAATTAATATCTCAAGGAGCTGTTTTTGTTAATGGTATAAAAATAAACAAAAATAAATATATTGTTAAAGAAAATGATGCAATTGAAGTAACTAAATTATTAGATAAACAAACAACTGTAGAACCCCAAAATATAGATATTGATATTATTTTTGAAAATGAAGACTATTTAGTAATAAATAAACCTTCCGGAATGACTGTTCATCCAGCTCCAGGACATTATGATAATACTTTAGTTAATGCTCTAATGTATCATTTTAAAAATAATTTAAGCGATGTAAATGGTTTGTTAAGATTGGGTGTAGTTCATAGAATCGATAAAGATACAAGTGGTCTTTTGATTATTGCCAAAAACAACGCAACACATAATTATTTTGCTTCTTTATTGAAAGAACATAAAATAGATAGAACATATATTGCAATAGTTGATGGCAAAATTGCTAATAAAAAAATGCATATTGATTTGCCAATAGCAAGGGATACTAAAAACAGACAAAAATTTACAGTTTCGCAACAAAATGCTAAAAATGCCTACACAATGATAGAAGTTTTAGATTATCTAAAAATAGATAATAAAGAAAAAACTCTTATTAAATGTAATTTAAAAACAGGGAGAACACATCAAATACGCGTTCATTTAAACTATATAAAACACCCTATTTACGGAGATCCAATATATAATAAAAAAATAGATGATTTTAATCAAAGGCTGCATGCTATGCAACTCGATTTTGTAGATAATAAAGGAAAAATAAAGCATTTTGAAGCCCCAATTCCTAATATTATGTTAAAAGAAATTGAAGTCAATAAATTAAATTAA
- a CDS encoding YigZ family protein, with the protein MKLLEIKKSKFYPFLFNVSSKEEVKQIILKIKQEHKKAKHVVYAFIIEQNNTILSGFSDDNEPKGVAGRPLYNLLENKKIINKLIVIVRYFGGIELGKSNLLRAYLQAGKLLF; encoded by the coding sequence ATGAAGTTGTTAGAAATAAAAAAATCCAAATTTTATCCTTTTTTGTTTAATGTTTCATCTAAAGAAGAAGTAAAACAAATTATTTTAAAAATAAAACAAGAGCATAAAAAAGCTAAACATGTTGTATATGCTTTTATTATTGAACAAAATAACACTATTTTAAGCGGATTCAGCGATGATAATGAACCAAAGGGAGTCGCAGGAAGACCCTTGTACAATTTACTTGAAAACAAAAAAATAATAAATAAATTAATTGTTATAGTTAGATACTTTGGAGGTATAGAATTAGGAAAAAGCAATTTATTAAGAGCATATTTGCAAGCAGGAAAACTATTATTTTAA
- a CDS encoding PQ-loop domain-containing transporter, with product MSIAAQVFGYIGAIITVGLGIPQLVYQLKAKKTGKVNFFSFWIFYIGLLMWTALGVWHNNDATSISIFVSNFICGIIYTFTMYFLYHFYSKKTKHMMTGVISSISTIAGIYLILFIAFILRWTIPTKFAKLDGVNALIISLIAPAFTTLAFLPQFITGMRKKDFHGVSPYMALLFLFNCVVWLLHFIFSVVSKDAELINVVGMIVWQCISFTINSLQFIYIKKYSKGEEKNETIEMQKIDEKTKEVLFQK from the coding sequence ATGTCAATTGCTGCGCAGGTGTTTGGATATATTGGTGCGATTATTACAGTTGGATTAGGTATTCCTCAATTGGTTTATCAACTGAAAGCAAAGAAAACAGGAAAAGTTAATTTTTTTTCTTTTTGAATTTTTTACATTGGTTTGTTAATGTGAACTGCTCTTGGAGTATGACATAATAATGACGCAACTTCAATTAGTATTTTTGTTTCAAATTTTATTTGTGGCATAATATATACTTTTACCATGTATTTTTTATATCATTTTTATTCTAAAAAAACAAAACATATGATGACTGGTGTTATTTCTTCAATATCTACAATAGCTGGTATTTATTTAATTTTATTTATAGCTTTTATATTAAGATGAACAATACCTACAAAATTTGCTAAATTAGACGGGGTAAATGCTTTGATTATTTCGTTGATAGCTCCAGCTTTTACTACATTGGCCTTTTTACCTCAATTTATTACAGGGATGAGAAAAAAAGACTTTCATGGAGTAAGCCCTTATATGGCTTTATTGTTTTTATTTAATTGCGTTGTATGATTATTACATTTTATTTTTTCAGTGGTTTCAAAAGATGCTGAATTAATTAATGTAGTTGGTATGATTGTTTGACAATGCATAAGTTTTACTATAAATTCTTTACAATTTATTTATATTAAAAAATACAGTAAAGGCGAAGAAAAAAATGAAACAATTGAAATGCAAAAAATAGATGAAAAAACAAAAGAAGTTTTATTTCAAAAATAA
- a CDS encoding glycoside hydrolase family 16 protein: MKRKMKKLLLGLSSFLTALPIACISTLVSCQKKENNFIEPLANAKVPYLDNNWVCTWADEFDNNKLDENKWTQQIRKNNHNNEKQYYTDKNIIIKDSILSLIAKKEEYHGKHYTSAKLITKDKKSFKYGRLQIKAKNPKGRGTWPAIWMLPVNKKNIEWPHYGEIDIMEYVGFDESKIFQTIHTGQHNHKNKTQIGSSYLINSSDRFLVYEFIWYPDRLEWYVDNTKIFETKYLKNKERDVERAYEEVFPFDKEFYLILNLAIGGTWAGKKGIDENIFPISFDVDYVRYYEFDYKKVDKIIPEKINKIFKSKNSKFLYWNKPKDDYEIEKYNIYLNKKLFKTVSLNQFKFEEIKNNGNYSIQISAVDFSGKESFLSDEFIYNKQ; encoded by the coding sequence ATGAAAAGAAAAATGAAAAAATTATTGTTGGGTCTATCATCCTTTTTAACAGCATTACCAATAGCATGCATTTCAACTTTAGTTAGCTGTCAAAAAAAAGAAAATAATTTTATTGAACCTTTGGCTAATGCTAAGGTTCCATACTTAGATAATAATTGAGTTTGCACATGAGCTGATGAATTCGATAATAATAAATTGGATGAAAATAAGTGGACACAACAAATAAGAAAAAACAATCATAACAATGAAAAACAATATTACACTGATAAAAATATTATTATAAAAGACTCGATACTTTCTTTAATAGCTAAAAAAGAAGAATATCATGGAAAACATTATACTTCAGCTAAACTGATTACAAAAGATAAAAAATCTTTTAAATATGGGCGTCTTCAAATTAAAGCTAAAAACCCAAAAGGTAGAGGTACTTGGCCTGCAATTTGAATGTTGCCTGTGAATAAAAAAAATATTGAATGGCCACATTATGGTGAAATAGATATAATGGAATATGTCGGTTTTGACGAATCTAAAATTTTTCAAACTATTCATACAGGTCAGCATAATCACAAAAATAAGACTCAAATTGGTTCTAGTTATTTAATAAACTCATCAGATCGCTTTTTAGTTTATGAATTTATTTGATATCCCGATAGATTGGAATGATATGTTGACAACACAAAAATTTTTGAAACAAAATATTTAAAAAATAAAGAAAGGGATGTGGAAAGAGCCTATGAAGAAGTTTTTCCATTTGACAAAGAATTTTATTTAATACTTAATTTAGCAATCGGCGGAACTTGAGCAGGCAAAAAAGGTATAGATGAAAATATTTTTCCTATTTCATTTGATGTTGATTATGTAAGATATTATGAATTTGATTATAAAAAAGTAGATAAAATAATACCGGAAAAAATTAATAAAATATTTAAATCAAAAAATAGTAAATTTCTTTATTGAAATAAACCAAAAGATGATTATGAAATTGAAAAATACAATATTTATTTAAATAAAAAATTATTTAAAACAGTTTCTTTAAATCAGTTTAAATTTGAAGAAATAAAAAATAACGGAAATTATTCTATTCAAATTTCTGCTGTTGATTTCAGTGGCAAGGAAAGTTTTTTAAGTGACGAATTTATTTATAATAAACAGTAA
- a CDS encoding isochorismatase family cysteine hydrolase, with product MKKIIFVIDMVKGFCIKGNLASSDINKIVPNIKNYLEKNKENKIVFINDNHSKNDIEMEVYPLHCLSGTEESEVVEELKPYAKTIIKKNTTNSFFAIENKSIFEEFDTFEIIGCCTDICILQFALTLKTYLNFKNINKDVVVFKNLVDTFNSKDHNRIEYHNNALNLMNNAGIKIK from the coding sequence ATGAAAAAAATAATTTTTGTTATAGATATGGTTAAGGGTTTTTGTATAAAAGGAAATTTGGCTAGTTCTGATATCAATAAAATTGTTCCTAATATAAAAAATTATTTAGAAAAAAATAAAGAAAATAAAATTGTTTTTATAAATGATAATCATTCAAAAAATGATATTGAAATGGAAGTTTATCCTTTACATTGCTTAAGTGGTACTGAAGAATCTGAAGTTGTCGAAGAATTAAAACCTTATGCGAAAACAATAATAAAAAAGAATACAACTAATTCTTTTTTTGCTATAGAAAATAAAAGTATTTTTGAAGAATTTGATACTTTTGAGATTATAGGATGTTGTACAGATATTTGCATATTACAATTTGCTCTAACATTAAAAACTTATTTAAATTTTAAAAATATTAATAAGGATGTAGTTGTTTTTAAGAATTTGGTAGATACTTTTAATTCAAAAGATCACAATAGAATTGAATATCATAACAATGCTTTAAATTTAATGAACAATGCAGGAATAAAAATAAAATAA